The nucleotide sequence TGATCGTAAGGGCCTGAAACGGCGAGATACCTTTCGTGTCGGTGCTCGGGGCGTGCGTGATCACACGGATCATTTCACGGAAATGCACAATCTGGATGAAGCCCAGCCTGAACGTAAAATATACACCCGCTGCGAGCAGGCCGTAGACCAGAACGTAGTTCCAAAGAACCCCGTTGATGACGTCAATGATTGCCGACATGTCTCATGCTCCTCGCTGCCATTGGTCCGGCACGCTTTACCTATGGACACAGGACAACAAATTGCTGAATTCGACAAGTTTTCTATGCGGATTCGGTGGTTGACCTATATGGCCAGATCGATTTTCGTTCCCCAGTCGCGACAATGACCGGCAAGCCTGCCTGGCACGGTGGCATCAGTGAAGAATGTGTCAATGTCCCTAAGTGACGCGATACGGGCAGGGGCTGTACGCGAGAATTTAGAGCAATCCGCGACGAGAAAGGTTTTCCGCGCTTGTCGGATGATTGTCTTGGACACGCTGACTTCCTGTATGTCGAAATCGAGCAAGTCCCCGTCCTCATCCAGCGCCGAACAGCCAATCACGGCGAAATCGAATTTGAACTGCTCGATCATCTGGGTGGTCAGGTTGCCGATCAACCCGCCATCCGAACGCCGGAGCAGACCACCCGCCACCATGATTTCACAATCGGGGCTGACCGCCAGAATGTTCGCAACGTTCATGTTGTTCGTGACGACCAGCAAATTGTGGTGTTCCAGCAGTTCTCGCGCTACCGCTTCCGTGCTTGTGCCAATGTTCAAGAAGACGGAGCAGCCATCGGGTATCTGTGCTGCACATCTACGGGCGATGCGTTCCTTGGCAGCTTCGTGCAGGGATCGGCGGTGCTCGTAACCGATATTTGTGACGCCCGAAGGCAAAACCGCGCCGCCATGAACGCGGTCCAGCGTGCCTGTGTCCGCCAGTTCCGCCAGATCGCGCCGGATCGTCTGCACTGTGACATCGAAGCGCTCGGCCAGTTCCTCGACGGTGACCTTTCCTTCCTTCTTGGCAATTTCGAGAATGTCGGCTTGTCTGAAGCTCAGCGCCATTGGGTCGGTCTCCGCTTGGTCATCGGGGGGCGTCTTACCAACTGCGATCAATAGATTTAAGAGGACCCCTATAATGTTCGTGTTGGTGTAGAATTTACGAAAAACCGCGCATAATAATATGTCAACCGAAAGATAACGAATATTTCGGATTGACCGCAGCACTCTGCTCATGCTTCCATCATACCAGAGCGGCAATAAGCCGCCGGAGCAGTTGTTGCTGCTGGCCGATGTGCCGCTGACAGGGAGGAAGATGCGCGAATGTCGCTGGAATTGCGCAATGTATCGAAGATCGTGCAGGGGCGGACGCATATCCATCCGACCAGCCTGACATTGCGCGAAGGTACGCTGAACATCCTACTTGGTCCCACGCTATCGGGAAAGACATCCCTGATGCGCTTGATGGCCGGGCTGGATGTGCCAACCGAGGGGCAGTTGTTCTGGAACGGTGACGACGTGACCGGCCAGCGTGTGCAAGAGCGTAAAGTCGCGATGGTGTACCAGCAATTCATCAACTACCCGACGATGACGGTTTATGAGAATATCGCCTCTCCCATGCGGCTTATGGGCAAATCGAGGCGAGAAATCGACGCGGCGGTTCGTCATACGGCTGACCTGTTGAAACTGTCACCGATGCTGGGTCGCAAGCCGTTGGAACTGTCAGGCGGCCAACAACAACGATGTGCGCTGGCACGGGCGCTGGTCAAGGATGCGGGTCTGGTCCTGTTGGACGAACCGCTGGCGAACCTCGACTACAAGCTGCGCGAAGAATTGCGTGAAGAGATCCCCAAGATATTCGAAGCGTCGGGTTCGATTTTCGTCTACGCCACGACGGAACCCGAAGAAGCGCTTCTACTGGGCGGGCAGACCGCGACGCTTTGGGAAGGCCGGGTGACGCAATTCGGCCCGACGCCTGATGTGTATCGCAGCCCGGTGGACGAGACGACGGCGCGCGTGTTTTCCGACCCGCCGATGAATTTCACTGACATCCAGAAGCGCGGGGATTGTATCCTGTTCGAGAATGGTCAGGGATACGCTGCATCGGCTTCGCTGAGCGATCTGCCCGAAGGAGATTACCGCGCGGGATTTCGGCCAAATCATCTGACACTGCAGCGAGAAACCGGCGATGATCTGTCTTTCGATGGCAAAGTGACTGCTTCTGAAATAACCGGGTCCGAGACGTTCATTCACCTGTCGCATGGCGCTGACGCCTGGGTTGGACTGGTTCCGGGCGTGATTGACGCGCAAGCCAATTCGACGATGAGCGTATATCTGGATCCGAAATTCGTCTATGTATTCGACCGGAACGGCGCGCTGGCCGCTTCCGCACCATATGCGGCGGGGGCCTAGACCGATGGCGAAGATCACCTTGTCCAATCTGGCGCATTCCTATCTGCCAAACCCGGCAGGGCCGGACGATTTTGCCCTGAAGGAGATGAACCATATCTGGGAGGAGGGGCAGGCCTACGCGCTGCTAGGCGCGTCCGGATGTGGCAAGACGACGCTTCTCAACATCATTTCCGGCCTTCTGATCCCAACACATGGTCAGGTGCTGTTCAATGACCGCGACGTGACCAACGCCCCGACGACGGAACGCAACATCGCGCAGGTTTTCCAGTTCCCGGTAGTCTATGACACGATGACCGTGCGGGACAACCTGGCATTCCCGCTACGAAATCGTGGTGCCGATCCCAATTACATCAGAGACCGCGTCCAGCAGATCGCGCAGATGGTCGGGATGGAAGATGTGCTGGATCGGAAGGCACGGGGTCTGACGGCTGACGCGAAGCAGAAGATCAGCCTTGGTCGCGGCATGGTGCGCGATGACGTGAACGCCATCTTGTTCGACGAACCGCTGACCGTCATCGATCCCCAGATGAAATGGGAACTGCGGACCCAGCTACGATCCCTGCACCGAGAATTTGGTCATACCATGATCTACGTCACGCATGACCAGACGGAGGCGCTGACCTTCGCCGATCGCGTGGTCGTCATGCATGAGGGTACGGTTGTTCAAATTGGCACGCCGCAGGAACTCTTTGAACGGCCCGAACATACCTTCGTCGGCTATTTCATTGGCTCACCGGGTATGAACCTTTTAGATGTCGAAATCGAAGGCGCGTCCGCACGGGTAGGAGCTCATCAAGTCGCGCTCCCCGCCAATTATGGGAGACCGTCCGGCAAGACCCAGCTCGGCGTGCGACCCGAATTCGTGGGGCTTGGTGTCGAAGGTCTGCCTGTCGAGATCCGCCGCGTAGAAGATGTAGGTCGGCATAAGATCGTGCGCGCCCATCTTGAAGGTGCGCCGCTCAATATCGTGCTTCCCGAGGGTACGGAAATGCCAGCAGACAGCCCACATGTGACCTTCGCGCCGGAGGGCATCAACATCTACGAAAACGACTGGCGCATCGAAGCGGGGGGTGTCTGATGGACAAGGTCCAGAACAACAAGGCATGGTTCCTGGTGCTACCCGTACTGGTTCTTGTCGCGTTTTCCGCGGTCATTCCGCTGATGACGGTCGTGAACTACTCGGTGCAGGACACCTTCGGGCAGAACGAGTTTTTCTGGTGGGGAATCGGGTGGTTCGAGGAACTTCTTCATTCGGAACGAATGTGGAATGCGCTTGGCCGCCAGATGGTGTTCTCGGTCATCATCCTCGCAATCGAGGTGCCGCTGGGTGTCCTCGTAGCGCTCTCGATGCCGAAGAAGGGGGTCTGGGCGTCCGTGTGTCTGGTCCTGATGGCGCTGCCGTTACTGATCCCCTGGAACGTCGTCGGTACGATCTGGCAGATATTCGGGCGGGTCGATATCGGCCTTCTCGGGCACACTCTGGCCGCGCTCGGTATCCCCTACAACTACACGCAAGATTTCTTCGCGGCCTGGTTCACGGTTGTTGTCATGGATGTGTGGCACTGGACATCACTGGTCGCATTGCTGGCCTATGCGGGTCTGCAATCCATTCCCGACGCCTATTACCAAGCGGCGAAAATCGATCAGGCGAGCCGTTGGAAGGTGTTCCGCTACATCGAACTTCCGAAGATGCAGGGCGTGCTGCTGATCGCGATCCTGCTGCGTTTCATGGACAGCTTCATGATCTACACCGAGCCATTCGTTGTGACCGGCGGCGGTCCGGGTAATGCGACGACCTTCCTGTCGATTGACCTCGTGAAGATGGCGCTTGGACAGTTTGACGTTGGCCCCGCCGCTGCATTTTCGCTGATGTACTTCCTGGTGATCCTGTTGATTTCCTGGGTGTTCTACACCGTGATGACCAATCTTGATAAGCGGGGGGACGTTTGATGGCCGCTGCCGGGCAAACCCGCCGTTTCAACGGACGCCTCGTGGTGATGGTTTTGTACCTGACCTTCCTGATGCTGCCGATCTATTGGCTCATCAATATGAGCCTGAAGACGAATACCGAGATCCTCAGCACCTTCTCGCTGTGGCCACGCAACCTGACCTTCGACAATTACCGGACGATCCTCACCGATCCCAGCTGGTACATGGGCTACGTAAACAGCCTGATCTATGTTGTGATGAACACGGTCATTTCGATCGCCGTGGCACTTCCGGCGGCCTATGCCTTCAGCCGGTACAACTTCATCGGGGACAAGCACCTGTTCTTCTGGCTGCTAACGAACCGGATGGCGCCGCCGGCGGTTTTCGCCTTGCCGGTTTTTCAGTTGTATTCATCGGTGGGACTGTTCGACACGCATATCGCCGTGGCGCTGGCGCATTGCCTGTTCAACGTGCCGCTGGCGGTGTGGATCCTGGAGGGTTTCATGCGCGGGGTCCCGAAGGAAATCGACGAGACCGCCTATATCGACGGCTATTCCTTCCCGCGCTTCTTCATTCGCATCTTCATGCCCCTGATTGCGTCAGGCATAGGCGTTGCCGCGTTCTTCTGCTTCATGTTCTCATGGGTGGAATTGCTCCTGTCCCGCACGTTAACCACCGTGAACGCCAAACCGATTGCGGCGACGATGACACGGACGGTGTCTGCATCGGGGCTGGACTGGGGTGTTCTGGCGGCAGCGGGGGTTCTGACGATCGTGCCGGGTGCACTCGTGATCTATTTCGTACGCAACTACATCGCCAAGGGCTTTGCCCTCGGGCGAGTGTGAGGAGGCTTTCATGGCGTGGATGGCATGGACTTGGCCCACGGGGGTGTTCTTCGCGGTGATAGCAAGCCTGCTGGTGATCTTCACGATCCTTGCGATCCGTTATCCCGAAACACCGCGCATCGGTGTTCTAAGGATTGAAACGACACGGGGGGATCGGCTGTTCATCACGTTGCTGGGGTCTGCCTTCATCAATCTGGCGTGGTTGGGATTGGTCGGAACAACGCAATGGGCCGCGTTGATAGTCTGCCTGATCTACGCCGCTGCAGTGTTTCGCTGGGTTTGACCGGCGAGGGACGGGCGTTCGGAACCGGCGCCCGCAAAGCCAAATCATTGGTTCTTTTGGGAGGAAGACAAATGAAACTGAACTACAAATCGACAACTGCCGTGGGGCTTGCCTTGTCCCTGCTGTCGGCACCCGCCTTCGCGGGGATGGACGAGGCGCGCGCATTCCTCGATGACGAAATCGGCGATATGTCGGTCCTGTCGCGCGAGGAACAGGAAGCCGAGATGCAATGGTTCGTCGACGCGGCGCAGCCATTCGCGGGGACCGAAATCAAGGTCGTCTCGGAAACCATCACAACGCATGAATATGAAAGCCAGGTTCTCGCGCCTGCCTTCACAGCGATCACAGGCATTCAGGTTACCCATGACCTGATCGGCGAGGGCGACGTCGTGGAGAAGCTGCAAACGCAGATGCAGTCGGGCGAAAACGTCTATGACGCCTATGTCAATGACAGCGACTTGATCGGCACGCATTGGCGTTATCAGCAGGTGCGCAACCTGACCGACTGGATGGCGAACGAGGGGGCGGATGTCACCAATCCGGGCCTTGATCTGGATGACTTCATCGGGACAGAGTTCACCACGGCACCGGACGGGAAGCTCTACCAGCTGCCGGATCAGCAATTCGCGAACCTTTATTGGTTCCGCTACGATTGGTTCACCGATCCCGACATCATGGCGGAGTTTGAAGAACAATACGGTTACGAGTTGGGTGTCCCCGTCAACTGGACGGCCTATGAAGATATCGCGGAGTTCTTTACAGGCAAGAACATCGACGGCCAGGAAATCTATGGCAACATGGATTACGGCAAGAAGGACCCCTCCCTCGGCTGGCGCTACACCGATGCGTGGATGTCGATGGCAGGAATGGGCGATGTGGGTGAACCAAACGGTTTGCCGGTTGATGAATGGGGCATTCGTGTAAACGAAAACTCGCAACCCGTCGGTGCGTGCGTGGAACGAGGCGGCGCGGCCAACTCGCCCGCGGCTGTCTATGCGGTCAACAAGGCGATTGACTGGCTGCAGAACTATTCGCCGCCCGCGGCTCAGGGGATGACCTTCTCCGAGGCCGGGCCGGTGCCTGCACAGGGCAACATCGCGCAGCAGATGTTCATGTACACGACCTTCGTCGCCTCGCTGGTGGAACCCGACCTGCCGGTCATGAACGAGGACGGCACGCCGAAATGGCGCCTCGCACCCAGCCCGCACGGCGCCTACTGGGAAGAAGGCATGAAGGTTGGTTACCAGGATGTGGGGTCGTGGACGTTGATGAAATCGACGCCCGAGGACCGCGCCAAGGCCGCATGGCTTTACGCGCAGTTCGTGACGTCCAAGACGGTCGATGTGAAGAAGTCCCATGTCGGCTTGACGCTGATCCGCGAAAGCTCGATCCAGCATGACAGCTTTACGGAACGCGCGCCGAAACTGGGCGGCCTGGTCGAGTTCTACCGCTCGCCCGCCCGCACCCAGTGGTCGCCGACCGGAACGAACGTGCCGGATTATCCGAAACTCGCGCAGCTCTGGTGGCAGAATATCGGCGATGCGATGTCGGGTGCGAAGTCCACGCAGGATGCGCTCGACAGCCTGTGCGCCGATATGGAGCAGGTGCTGGAACGCCTGGAACGCGCGGGTATCCAGGGCGATATCGGGCCGGTCATGAATGAGCAGCAGGATGCTGAATACTGGCTGGAACAGCCGGGTTCGCCGAAGCCGAAACTTGACAACGAAGACCCCGATCCGATCACCGTCAGCTACGACGAACTGATCGCGTCGTGGCAGTAAGCTAAGCGACTTGGCCCGACCGTTGAGACGGTCGGGCCAGCGTCATCAATGCGCATGGTGGCTGTGTCCGTCGCTACCATCGCGTTCTTCGATCTTGAACTCGACGGTGACTTCGCCCGCGTTCTCGAAGACGAGCGTGCCGGGGAAGCTTTCGACATCTTCGAGTTGGCCGTTTTCCAGCCCCATGAACATGACGTGATAGCCGCCCGGCGCAAGGTCTACGGTCTCTCCAGCCGGGATCAGGATGCCGTGTTCCTGATGCATCATCTTCATAACGCCGTCGACTTCTTCGCTTTTGTGAAGCTGGGAGACCGGAAAATCGGCTTCGACCTCAATCAAGCGATCGTCGTTAGCGCCGGAGTTGGTGATCGTCATGAAGCCGGCGGCGGTTTTGGCCGTGGTCGGCACCTCGAAGGTGTAGGGATGATCGATCCTCAGGCTGTCTTTCTCGTATTCATGGCTGAGAGCAGGTACTGCGAATGCGGCGAAACCAGTCGCCAGGATAAGAGATTTCTTGAGCATTTTCTGTCCGTTTGTTGATGATCTTGCATGCCTGTGCCGACGCTGGCAGGGCGATTTCAGAAGAACATCAAAGAGGCGGACCCCGCGCCCAGGCAGGCCCTGCCGCTTCACTATCTATCCACTGCGAACGCGTGAACGGGTATCGCCGCTCTAGAGGCCGCCATTGTACATACTCGGAAACGGGGGCGATGGCTGTGTCAGCGACATGAAGAAACGCGCACTTGTCGAACTTCGCATTGGCTTGGACGGGGGTTCCGTCCTCGGAAATGAGGATCGTTTCCAGCCCTTCACCCGTACAGATCACGACCATGCGGGCGCCAAACAGGCCTGTCGAAGCCAAGGCAGCACCTACGCGCGGCAGCAAAATGCTGAGCACCAGCGCGGCGATGGCCAATATCTTGAACAGGCGAGTCGTCATAGGCGGGCTATAATCGGTCCGGGCTGGCAGCGAAAGCGGCAGCTTGCCGCAAGATGCCGTGGAACGCATTTCCTCTAGCGCAGTTGTAGTGATATGCGTTCGGCAGGAGTTCCAATATTGCTCAATAACAGCCAGTCATCCGTTCAGCCGGCGCCAGAGGTGGATTTACCTCAGTCGCTCGACCAATTGCTTGATTGTCTCGATCGTGCGGCTGATCAAGAAGACGTGTCGTTCGGCGATATGATCGAAGCTGTAGGAGAACGGTCCTTCGCGCCCGTTCTTCTGGTCCCGGCGTTGGCTGTAGTTACACCTCTGAGCGGAATTCCCCTATTTTCCAGCCTTTGTGGGATATCCATCGCGCTGGTGTCGTTGCAAAGCCTTTTGGGACGGCGGCATTTGTGGCTGCCAGACTGGATCACGTCGCGCTCCACCAAAGGGCAACGCGTCCGCAATGCGATTGACTGGATGCGAAAACCTGCGCGGTGGCTCGACAGCATCTCTCGTGACAGGTTGACCCTTCTGGTCCGTCGACCGTCGTCTTGGGTCGTGTTCGTGCTGTGCCTCATATGCGGGGCGCTGATGCCATTTCTTGAGCTTGTTCCGTTCAGCTCATCTATCTTGGGTGGCGCGGTCAGCCTGTTTGCATTTGCCATCTTGGTAGGTGACGGGCTGATTGCCGTGCTGGCCTGCCTGTTTGTCATGGCAGGGTTTTCAGTCCCCTATCTCGTTTTCGCCACTTGAAGAGGCCGGGCTACGCCCGGCCGGATCAGCTACTGTTTCTTGTCGTAGAAGGCTTCGGTGACGTTCCGCCGACCCAGAAGGAAGGCATCTGCGACCAGCTGGAGTGGTGCGATATCAACGTCACTACGACGGGCTTTTACCAGTTCCGCGAAACGGCGGTAAAGTTCGGGATACTCGGCTTCGGGTCCACATTCGTGGGCGTCGCCGTCAATGCTCATCGTGGCACCGCCATCAGATAGCGAGAGCTTCCCCTGATCCGTGTCGATGTTGATGTCCCAGCTTTGCGGACCTTCCTGGCGCCAGTCGAAATCGGCGGTGACAGCTGTCTCGCCTGAATGCATTGCAAGTGTCGCGGCGATAGGTTGAGCGCGGTTTTCTGGATACAGCAGATCAGCGCCGTCAAGATGCACATCCGGCACCAGTTCGGTCAGGATCGACAGCGCGTTGATGCCGGGATCGAATACGCCGAACCCCGCCTGGTTCCCAGATCCAGTCTTGTCCGGGGTGCCAGCGGCGAACGTCCTCTTTCCAATTGATATGGACAGATTTTGATTGTCTTGCCCTGAAGCCAGCTCTTGGCTGGCTGGACACAAGGGGCGTAGCGCGAATGCCATGTGGCAAACAGCGTGACTCCAGCCTGTTTGGCTGCACGTGTAAGGGTCTCGATCTCGGACAGGGTCGCGGCAGGCGGCTTTTCGATCATCAGATCGCGGCCCGCAGCGATGGCCTTGAGCGCCATATCGGTCCGGCCTTTCGGGGGGGTGCAGAGTGAGACCGCGCAATCGGGCCCGCGGGAAAGGAACTGGTCGTAGTCACTGAAGTTCTCGATGCCGCCGACCGTCGCGTTGCGCGATACTGCGGCGATCAGATCGTAGTCGTCATTGGCGGCGATGGCGGGAAGGTGTTGATCTCGGCAGATCTTGCCGACACCAACCACGGCGAGCTTGATGGTCATCAGTGCGAATCCCGTGCGACGGCGTTACCGCGACACCCTTTGAGGAAGTCGAAATCCGCGCCGGTATCCGCGCCTTCGACATGGTCGTGATACATCTGGGCATAGCCCCCATGTGGACGTTCCACGGGCGGTGTCCAGTCAGCCAGTCGCGCCCGAAGCTCTTCCTCCGAGATGTCGAGATGTAAGCGCCGGTTCGGTACGTCCAATTCAATCATGTCGCCGGTGCGGACGACCGCCAAGGGGCCACCGCGCGCGGCTTCAGGTGCCGTGTGCAGAACAACCGTCCCGTACGCGGTGCCTGACATCCGTGCGTCAGAAATACGAACCATGTCGGTGATGCCCTTTTGCAGAATCTTGGGCGGCAGGCCCATGTTGCCCACCTCGGCCATGCCTGGATACCCGCGCGGCCCGCAATACTTCATAACCATGACACAGTTCTCGTCGATATCGAGATCCGGGTCGTTAATGCGGGCCTTGTAATCGTCGATGTCTTCGAACACGACGGCGCGGCCCTTGTGCTGGAGCAGATGCTCTGACGCGGCGGAAGGCTTCAGTACCGCCCCGTCCGGCGCGAGATTGCCGCGCAGAACGGCGATGCCACCCGATTGCGTCAGCGCCTTGTCGACGGGCAGGATGACCTCCTCGTTCCAGTTGCGGACGTCCTTCACCTCATCCCAGATGCCGCCGCCGGACACGGTGATCGCATCCTTATTCAGATGCCCGGATTCACCCAGATGCTTGATAATGACAGGCAGGCCACCGGCATAGAAGAATTCTTCCATCAGGTACTTGCCCGAAGGCATCAGGTTCACGATGGTCGGAATATCGCGTCCCAGTCGATCCCAATCATCGAGCGTCAGGTCGATCCCGACTCGCCCCGCAATCGCCAGCAGGTGGACGACCGCGTTGGTGGACCCGCCGATCGCGCCATTGGTCCGAATGGCGTTCTCGAAGGCTTCCCTGGTCAGGATGTCGGATGGCTTCAGGTCGTCCTTGACCATGTCCACGATGCGGCGTCCCGACAGATGTGCCATGACGCGGCGACGGGAATCGACTGCGGGGATCGCCGCATTGCCCGAGAGCGCCATGCCAAGTGCTTCAACCATGCTGGCCATGGTGGATGCAGTGCCCATCGTGTTGCAGGTGCCGGTCGAGCGGCTCATTGCGGCTTCGGCTTCCACGAAGTCGTCGCTCGACATCTCGCCCGCGCGGACGGCTTCGGAGAATTTCCAAAGATGGGTGCCGGAGCCAACGCGCTCGCCACGGAACCAACCATTCAGCATTGGTCCGCCGGAGACCATGATCGTCGGCAGGTCACAGGATGCCGCCCCCATAAGCAGTGACGGCGTGGTCTTGTCGCAGCCCACCAGCAGCACGCAGCCATCGATCGGCTGTCCGCGGATCGTTTCCTCTACCGTAAGGGCGGCGAGGTTGCGGTACATCATCGCGGTGGGACGATAGGTGTTTTCGGAGGCGGAGAAGACCGGCACCTCGACCGGGAAGCCACCAGCTTCCCAGATACCCGCTTTGACACGTTCCGCCAATTCGCGCAGGTGCCCGTTGCATGGTGTCAGATCAGACCATGTGTTCAGGATGCCGATGATCGGGCGACCGTCGAACAGATCATGCGGCCAGCCTTGATTTTTTAGCCAGCCACGGTGATAAATCTGGTCCTTGGAAGTACCGTGATACCATTCTTGCGAGCGCAGTTTGCGGGGCCAAGGGGCTGGCTTGAACGTCATTGTGCAACCTTGTCGTTGATGTCGGGACGCATCGATGGGCCGACCATACTATTCCGGCACTGGCACTGCGTTTGCATATCGTGCACTGATCGGCTCATTGGCGTGTGTCCTCGTGAAATCTTTTTGTCTGACAAATGAACATCAACCTGTTATGTAGTCCAAAGTCAATCCACGACACATAAAAAGTACGACTTTTTATGTGTCGTGGTGACACATGCACAGGAGCAGACCGGGTTTTGACGAAAGAAGAAACGACACGCATGACGGTAGGGCGCATTCCCGTTCCTCATTTCGAGACGCGATCTCCAAGACGCATTCACGGTGAAATTGCTGAATTCCTTGGCTGCCATATCGTCTGCGGAGACTATGCTCCTGGTGATGCATTGCCGGGTGAAGTGTCCTTTTGTGAAGATGCGGGTGTGTCGCGATCGGCCTATCGGGAGGCTGTCCGCATGGTCGCGGCCAAGGGCCTGATCGTCAGTCGTCCGCGCACCGGAACGCGGGTAGCACCGCGCGAAAACTGGAATTTCCTCGACCCGGACATGGTGCGATGGTTCTTCCAGATCGATCCGCCGCCTGACTATTTCATTGAAGGTCTGTTCGAGTTGCGAGCAATCATGGAGCCTGCCGCGGCTGAGCTGGCGGCGTTGCGGCGCACGGACGCGCATCTGGAAACCTTCGAAGCTGCGCTGAATGGAATGAAGCATCACTCCCGCATGTCGCCTGAATGGCGGGAGGCTGATCAAACCTTCCATCGGACCTTGTTGGAGGCGACTGGAAACGACGTGTTGATGAGCCTTGCTAGCGGTATCTGCGCGGCGGTGAACTGGACCACGGATTACAAATATCGGAATCTGCCGGAGCCGCGTGATCCGGTGGGCGAACACCTCGATGTATATGGATGCATTGTGGCGAGGGATGCGGAGGGCGCGCGGGCGATCATGACCAAGCTGGTGCGCTTGGCGTTGGAAGATACCTCGCAGGCATCTGCGTTCAAGTCTGTGACACGAGACAACTAGCGGATGCCGGTATTGGACTATTCTGCGGTAGCGGTCGTCGTATTCGCGTTGGCCATGGGCGGTACGCTCAAAGGGGCCACGGGAATGGGAGCTCCGCTGATGGCTATCCCGATCATGGCCAGCCAGTTCGACGTCAGGCTGGCGGTCGTCATCATGGTGATCCCAAGTATCGTGACGAATGTGGTGCAGCTTTGGCAGTACCGTCGACATCTTCTGCCCGGAGGTTTCTCGCGCCGTTACGCGATTGGGGGTGCGGCAGGTGCCCTTTTGGGAACGGCGTTGCTGGCCTACTTGCCGGAACGGGCCTTGTCACTTGGACTTGGTACGGCGGTCGTGGCCTACATTGCGCTGCGCCTTTCCCGTCCCGATCTGAAACTGCCGTTCGAGACAGCGCTGAAATTCAGTGTTCCCGCTGGTGTCAGTGCCGGTGTGCTACAAGGCGCGTCGGGGATATCTGCCCCCGTGTCGGTGACCTATCTGAATGCGATGCGACTGGATCGTGCGACGTTCGTGGCAAGCGTTTCTGTCATCTTCATGGCCATGGCGTCATTGCAGGTGCCATCACTAATCTGGTTCGGATTGCTCGACTGGCATCGCTTCTGGCTCAGTTGTTTCGCAGTTATACCGCTGCTTCTGTTCATGCCGGTCGGGGAAAGGATCGCTCGGCGCATTTCACCAAAAGTGTTCGACAGGCTGATCCTCGTTGTTCTCGCGCTTCTTGCGGCGCGCCTGATCTGGAGTTCGCTCTAACGAAGACAGGGCAGCCCGTCACCGAGCCGCCCTGTCAATCTCTGCGATTTGCAAGACTTATTCGGCGTTCTCGTGCGGGTGTTTGCCGAGAATGATCATGCTGAGCAGATCATCATCGGTGACATCCTTAACATCCACCGTTCCGACAAGCTTGCCGTTCTTCATGACGCTCGCCCTATCGCACAGTTCCATGACGTCGTGAACGTCGTGGCTGATCAGGAAAATGCCGATCCCTTCAGCCTTGAGCTGCTTGATCAGTTCCGACACCATCTGCGTCTCGTGTGGACCCA is from Qingshengfaniella alkalisoli and encodes:
- a CDS encoding ABC transporter substrate-binding protein: MKLNYKSTTAVGLALSLLSAPAFAGMDEARAFLDDEIGDMSVLSREEQEAEMQWFVDAAQPFAGTEIKVVSETITTHEYESQVLAPAFTAITGIQVTHDLIGEGDVVEKLQTQMQSGENVYDAYVNDSDLIGTHWRYQQVRNLTDWMANEGADVTNPGLDLDDFIGTEFTTAPDGKLYQLPDQQFANLYWFRYDWFTDPDIMAEFEEQYGYELGVPVNWTAYEDIAEFFTGKNIDGQEIYGNMDYGKKDPSLGWRYTDAWMSMAGMGDVGEPNGLPVDEWGIRVNENSQPVGACVERGGAANSPAAVYAVNKAIDWLQNYSPPAAQGMTFSEAGPVPAQGNIAQQMFMYTTFVASLVEPDLPVMNEDGTPKWRLAPSPHGAYWEEGMKVGYQDVGSWTLMKSTPEDRAKAAWLYAQFVTSKTVDVKKSHVGLTLIRESSIQHDSFTERAPKLGGLVEFYRSPARTQWSPTGTNVPDYPKLAQLWWQNIGDAMSGAKSTQDALDSLCADMEQVLERLERAGIQGDIGPVMNEQQDAEYWLEQPGSPKPKLDNEDPDPITVSYDELIASWQ
- a CDS encoding copper chaperone PCu(A)C, which codes for MLKKSLILATGFAAFAVPALSHEYEKDSLRIDHPYTFEVPTTAKTAAGFMTITNSGANDDRLIEVEADFPVSQLHKSEEVDGVMKMMHQEHGILIPAGETVDLAPGGYHVMFMGLENGQLEDVESFPGTLVFENAGEVTVEFKIEERDGSDGHSHHAH
- a CDS encoding exopolysaccharide biosynthesis protein, with amino-acid sequence MLNNSQSSVQPAPEVDLPQSLDQLLDCLDRAADQEDVSFGDMIEAVGERSFAPVLLVPALAVVTPLSGIPLFSSLCGISIALVSLQSLLGRRHLWLPDWITSRSTKGQRVRNAIDWMRKPARWLDSISRDRLTLLVRRPSSWVVFVLCLICGALMPFLELVPFSSSILGGAVSLFAFAILVGDGLIAVLACLFVMAGFSVPYLVFAT
- a CDS encoding Gfo/Idh/MocA family oxidoreductase, coding for MTIKLAVVGVGKICRDQHLPAIAANDDYDLIAAVSRNATVGGIENFSDYDQFLSRGPDCAVSLCTPPKGRTDMALKAIAAGRDLMIEKPPAATLSEIETLTRAAKQAGVTLFATWHSRYAPCVQPAKSWLQGKTIKICPYQLERGRSPLAPRTRLDLGTRRGSAYSIPASTRCRS
- the araD gene encoding L-arabinonate dehydratase; the protein is MTFKPAPWPRKLRSQEWYHGTSKDQIYHRGWLKNQGWPHDLFDGRPIIGILNTWSDLTPCNGHLRELAERVKAGIWEAGGFPVEVPVFSASENTYRPTAMMYRNLAALTVEETIRGQPIDGCVLLVGCDKTTPSLLMGAASCDLPTIMVSGGPMLNGWFRGERVGSGTHLWKFSEAVRAGEMSSDDFVEAEAAMSRSTGTCNTMGTASTMASMVEALGMALSGNAAIPAVDSRRRVMAHLSGRRIVDMVKDDLKPSDILTREAFENAIRTNGAIGGSTNAVVHLLAIAGRVGIDLTLDDWDRLGRDIPTIVNLMPSGKYLMEEFFYAGGLPVIIKHLGESGHLNKDAITVSGGGIWDEVKDVRNWNEEVILPVDKALTQSGGIAVLRGNLAPDGAVLKPSAASEHLLQHKGRAVVFEDIDDYKARINDPDLDIDENCVMVMKYCGPRGYPGMAEVGNMGLPPKILQKGITDMVRISDARMSGTAYGTVVLHTAPEAARGGPLAVVRTGDMIELDVPNRRLHLDISEEELRARLADWTPPVERPHGGYAQMYHDHVEGADTGADFDFLKGCRGNAVARDSH
- a CDS encoding FadR/GntR family transcriptional regulator; this translates as MTKEETTRMTVGRIPVPHFETRSPRRIHGEIAEFLGCHIVCGDYAPGDALPGEVSFCEDAGVSRSAYREAVRMVAAKGLIVSRPRTGTRVAPRENWNFLDPDMVRWFFQIDPPPDYFIEGLFELRAIMEPAAAELAALRRTDAHLETFEAALNGMKHHSRMSPEWREADQTFHRTLLEATGNDVLMSLASGICAAVNWTTDYKYRNLPEPRDPVGEHLDVYGCIVARDAEGARAIMTKLVRLALEDTSQASAFKSVTRDN